One stretch of Pedobacter riviphilus DNA includes these proteins:
- a CDS encoding alpha/beta fold hydrolase, translated as MPIITVNGKSVHVQELNKEAAETIILVHGMFSNLSVYYFNIAPLLATKYHVVLYDLKSHGMSEKALTGYDLQSMTNDLLALMEALNLQQVHLGGYSFGGLIALKMAIRFPERINKLAVIEAPDPNDDKTRGIIDEYSREFLEHYVENFTDTTKVKMGKRQMERNHRMYEYLFYQTSIKTDMVLEKDFFGSKAIETIKKSTLLLYGTDSNCLSAGKQLDGLIENASLIAVPGDHNIPIQQPLVIAESLLNFFQET; from the coding sequence ATGCCAATCATAACAGTAAACGGCAAATCGGTTCACGTTCAGGAGCTCAATAAAGAAGCTGCTGAAACCATCATCTTGGTTCACGGGATGTTCAGTAACCTATCTGTCTATTATTTTAATATTGCACCGCTTCTGGCCACAAAATATCATGTAGTACTATATGATCTAAAAAGCCATGGCATGAGCGAAAAGGCATTAACAGGCTACGATCTGCAAAGCATGACCAACGATCTTTTGGCACTAATGGAGGCATTAAACTTACAACAGGTGCATTTAGGTGGTTATAGTTTCGGTGGATTGATTGCCTTAAAAATGGCTATCCGTTTTCCTGAGCGGATCAACAAGCTTGCTGTAATAGAAGCACCGGATCCGAACGATGATAAAACAAGGGGCATCATTGATGAGTACAGCCGCGAGTTTTTGGAGCATTACGTCGAAAATTTTACCGATACCACCAAAGTGAAAATGGGCAAAAGGCAGATGGAGCGCAACCACCGCATGTACGAGTACCTCTTTTATCAAACATCGATTAAAACCGACATGGTGCTTGAAAAAGATTTTTTTGGCAGTAAGGCAATTGAAACGATAAAAAAGAGTACACTATTGCTTTATGGTACCGATTCCAATTGCCTTAGTGCAGGCAAACAATTAGATGGATTGATTGAAAATGCTTCGTTAATTGCTGTACCCGGCGATCATAATATCCCCATTCAGCAACCACTAGTTATTGCAGAATCATTATTAAACTTCTTCCAGGAAACATAA
- a CDS encoding phosphopantetheine-binding protein, with protein MKQFITEVIGEEFVEEMDITPESSFTKDLEMDSIEIVSFSEKIKAHFGDQIDFTGWLSSMDLDQLINLNLGMIISYIEECQS; from the coding sequence ATGAAACAATTTATCACCGAAGTAATCGGCGAAGAATTTGTTGAAGAAATGGATATCACCCCTGAAAGTTCTTTCACCAAAGATCTGGAAATGGATAGCATCGAAATTGTATCCTTCTCCGAAAAAATCAAAGCACACTTCGGTGATCAGATTGATTTTACTGGCTGGTTATCTTCAATGGACTTAGATCAGCTGATCAACTTAAACTTAGGCATGATCATCTCTTATATCGAAGAATGCCAATCATAA